Proteins encoded in a region of the Apilactobacillus apisilvae genome:
- a CDS encoding M20/M25/M40 family metallo-hydrolase, which translates to MDKVEKIKILKNMVNMPTVDDNENDIATYLLDVFKKHGIDGKLIMQYHGRSNLIVEIGNGDHPKLGLSGHLDTVHQGDERTWLSDPFKAEIKKGRLYGRGASDMKSGIAQMVITMIELYESSSKINGTIRLIATIGEELSAAGAKYLTDKGYADDLDALMIAEPSGVNLHRLRKYVNSDGVTIAPETLKELLKKSFLSDANEQHFIISAHKGWMAYRVTAHGKAVHSSMPRMGINAIDTLIQYYLKEKEFYANLVESDPELGKTVYSPDIFRGGKQINSVPDLAYEIVKVRTIPQVDNEDLTHRLQCMIDKMNTEPGIDLELTVEHSEMPVKSDDHTGLIEILQQNAKNTMDEPMPLPTIGVSLGTDASEFRRRNEKMDVIILGPGNTTSHGPNEYVDMPSYFNMIDLLEKSILNFMSK; encoded by the coding sequence GCAACATATTTACTAGATGTCTTCAAAAAACATGGAATTGATGGAAAACTAATCATGCAATACCATGGGCGCAGTAATTTAATTGTTGAAATTGGAAATGGTGACCACCCTAAGCTTGGCTTAAGTGGTCATTTAGATACTGTCCATCAAGGTGATGAAAGAACCTGGTTATCTGATCCATTCAAGGCTGAAATTAAAAAAGGTCGCTTATATGGTCGTGGCGCTTCTGATATGAAATCTGGAATCGCTCAAATGGTTATCACTATGATTGAATTATATGAATCTTCCTCTAAAATAAACGGTACCATTAGATTAATCGCCACTATTGGTGAAGAATTAAGTGCAGCTGGAGCTAAATATCTGACTGACAAAGGCTATGCTGATGATTTAGATGCTCTTATGATTGCTGAACCCAGTGGTGTTAATCTTCATCGACTAAGAAAATATGTAAATAGTGATGGCGTCACAATCGCTCCTGAAACACTAAAAGAATTACTCAAAAAATCATTCTTGTCTGATGCCAATGAGCAACATTTCATTATTAGTGCTCATAAAGGATGGATGGCGTACCGAGTAACTGCTCACGGTAAGGCTGTCCACAGCTCTATGCCAAGAATGGGAATTAATGCTATTGATACATTGATCCAATACTATTTAAAAGAAAAAGAATTTTATGCTAACTTAGTTGAATCTGATCCAGAATTAGGAAAAACTGTTTACTCCCCTGACATTTTCCGTGGTGGTAAACAAATTAATTCAGTCCCAGATTTGGCATATGAAATCGTAAAGGTTAGAACTATTCCACAAGTAGACAATGAAGATTTAACTCATCGTCTTCAATGCATGATTGATAAAATGAATACGGAACCAGGGATTGATTTAGAATTAACTGTTGAACATAGTGAAATGCCCGTAAAAAGTGATGATCATACTGGTTTAATTGAAATTTTACAGCAAAATGCTAAAAATACTATGGATGAACCCATGCCATTACCCACAATTGGAGTATCATTAGGTACTGATGCTTCAGAATTTAGACGTCGAAATGAAAAAATGGACGTTATTATTTTAGGACCAGGTAATACTACTTCACATGGCCCCAATGAATACGTAGACATGCCTAGTTATTTCAATATGATTGATTTACTAGAAAAATCTATATTAAATTTCATGAGTAAATAA